One Eriocheir sinensis breed Jianghai 21 unplaced genomic scaffold, ASM2467909v1 Scaffold496, whole genome shotgun sequence DNA window includes the following coding sequences:
- the LOC126992633 gene encoding uncharacterized protein LOC126992633, with amino-acid sequence MKRRLAGGNTLRSLLLLLLVMAQNWAVDASQNQSCAEAAIVLGEGEARITADQTGWRYGTLIKDVYLWPEEGFMGVGVLALVDTATGPVSVAAWFPEDMFPDATKAAWWELWVAVSRVSNQVFFYVRLGDSRKRCRSWVTFNSLQSVEVVGYGASRWRHDTPPPGCPYQGVNLSVPYPEPFTCTAPPIIPPATTPPPTTPPPTTPPPTTPPPTTPPPTTPPPTTPPPTTAQPTPEATTCPPIPVEVSEMMAVLTVMIGDMYHTLQRLEAGLKAARVPAWPGKHHARPRPQPVRHSPASTRN; translated from the exons ATGAAGAGACGTCTGGCAGGCGGGAACACTCTGCGAtcccttctgctgctgctgctggtgatggcGCAGAACTGGGCAGTGGACGCCTCGCAAAATCAGAGCTGCGCCGAGGCTGCCATAGTGCTCGGGGAAGGGGAGGCCCGCATCACGGCCGACCAAACAGGGTGGCGTTATGGTACACTTATCAAGGACGTGTACCTGTGGCCCGAGGAAGGCTTCATGGGCGTGGGTGTGCTGGCTCTCGTCGACACCGCCACAGGACCGGTGAGCGTGGCCGCGTGGTTCCCCGAGGACATGTTCCCCGACGCCACCAAAGCCGCCTGGTGGGAGTTGTGGGTGGCTGTGTCTCGCGTCAGTAACCAAGTGTTCTTCTATGTACGCCTTGGTGATAGTCGGAAGAGGTGTCGCTCTTGGGTCACCTTTAACAGCCTACAgagtgtggaggtggtgggttaCGGTGCGTCGCGATGGAGACACGACACACCACCACCTGGCTGTCCCTATCAAGGAGTTAACCTCTCAGTGCCCTATCCAGAACCATTCACTTGCACGGCGCCCCCAATCATCCCACCAGCCACTACACCCCCGCCCACTACACCCCCGCCCACTACACCCCCGCCCACTACACCCCCGCCCACTACACCCCCGCCCACTACACCCCCGCCCACTACACCCCCGCCCACTACAGCCCAACCCACCCCAGAGGCCACTACATGCCCGCCCATTCCAGTGGAGGTGTCGGAGATGATGGCAGTTTTGACCGTGATGATTGGAGACATGTACCACACCCTACAGCGTCTCGAAGCGGGtctga aaGCGGCCCGGGTTCCTGCCTGGCCCGGCAAACACCACGCCCGGCCGCGCCCTCAGCCAGTCCGCCACAGCCCGGCCTCCACGAGAAA